The Centropristis striata isolate RG_2023a ecotype Rhode Island chromosome 1, C.striata_1.0, whole genome shotgun sequence nucleotide sequence cttattaattttaatgcctggtccaactaaaggtacatttatttggagaaatataatgataacaaaatagctgttaagagtttaatttaagagctggtatctagacattttccatggttttcttgataataaccaaaatcattatcaagaaagacacagagattaaatatataaagtccCTCAATATAAAGTGAACAGGAAGCTGCCCTCTGTCCTCTAACCCCAGGATTCATCAGGTGACTCACGTCAGTTTTGGGAGGGGACAGGCAGAACTGGATGAGTCCGATCTTGGCCTTCTCCACGCGGGACACGCCGGTGTTGGCGATCCTCTGTGTCAGCACCAGGCCGTCCACCAGCTCACAGTCATCAATGGTccctctgaacacacacacggaggGGAAACACTGATGAAGGCTTTCAGAGCAGAAGGAATGGGTCTGAAAATCCCTCTCATGTTATTTAAGATGGAATTTAATTAATCCCAAAGGAAATCCTTGTTCCAGAATGCTCCAagttccacaaaaaaaaaaaaaaaaaaaaaatatgggataatataaaaaacatcaaaataggtaacaatatataatatgaatatgaatataacaatataaaaaataaaaaaagaataaagtggCAGATAATGTGGcagaatgtaataaataaagatgtattgcacatgataatgaCCATAATATAGTCGGTGGTGTGGAAAATGGTATTGCACTTGATGTTAATTAGTCAGTCTGATGTAATAGCTTCTGTATTGTTTGAATAggattacaattttttttaaaacccgtAAAATACTGAAATGCATCAAATAATCAGGTAAAAACATGCTTGTCGCTCTCACCCGAGCTTCTTGATGATCCTGATGTCCTGCAGGTCGACTCCGGTGGCGGTGGCGGGGTCGATGACTCGCATGACTGCGTCCACGCTCATGGGCGCCAGCAGGCTGGAGTACTGCGACACCACCTTGGAGCAGAGCGACGTGGTGGCGCTGTTGAGCAGCGTCTCGCGGTCGCTCAGCTGCACCGGCCGGCTCATGTCTGTCAGCACCTCCACGCCTTTCTCCACTGCCTTCTGAAATGACTCCGAGATGATGGTGGGGTGGATACCTGACGCACGGGAAAATATTTAACAACAGAGTGGTGGAGCTGCAGAAAAATTaatcaacaaaaatatacttttcaCATTATTATACAGGTCATTTatgaaacaattttttttggtttcagcTACAAATTGTGACCATTTGCAGACTTTTTCGGTTatactatcaaattaaatttCTTTGTACTTTGGACTGCTGGTGGAACAACAGGAGCAATATTAAAGATGTCAATTTGAGCTTTgtgaaattgtgatattttccatttaaatgAGATTTTATCGAAATGAtagaatattaagaaaatattataaaataatatttataaatatatagtaatttattaaataatgcgTAATGTGTATCggtttaatttataacaaaatatatacattacattataattaaatatttataaattatttaatattatattaaatacttAATGTATATCAGTTTAATCtgtattaaaatgataaaataattataattaaatacaaataatcaataatttattaaatatttactcTTTATTTAATCTGTAGCTGTTTAatctataataaaataattatagaatacataatttaacatttataaataaataattaatattatataattatatttatcaaatACTTAATGTTTATCAGTTTAATCTATATTAAAATTATAGAATTAGCCATTTTATCcataataaaattatagaatacattagaatgaaatatttaaaataaattatatttatttaatacttaATGTATATCAGTTTAATCTACATTAAAATTACaatcataaatataaaaaaaataatattttattaaataatctTTAAACTATGTTTATTTAATCTGTGGCTGTTTAatctataataaaataattatagtataattaatttatccttaATGTATCCCCTCCCCTAAAAGGTGACTTTTCCCCTAATGTCTCCACTGAGTATGACCCCATCAAAGTGTTTATTAGTGGgaaaaggttttattttatttcagacatGTAGATGTGCTGCTCTAATTAAGTAATGTAAACGTGGCAAAAAAGGGTCTTTGTCTAATTTGGACTGAACTCAAAAAATCTGTCCATGTCCACCTCTATGTGCATCCAATCGTTTTCTATATGCAACCTTCCCACCATTTACAGGTTGAATTGAACAGTTGCATAAAATCAAGTGGAGCACTTACAATAATGGGGTTAATTTATGCGATTTTGTGTGGTTCTTACCTTTCTGCAGCAGCCTGGAGCAGGCGTCCAGCAGCGCTCCAGCAATCACCACCACGGAGGTGGTGCCGTCTCCGGCCTCGATGTCCTGGGCTTTGGACAGCTCCACcagctgagacacacacacaaccattaCAATCCAGGAGAGCAACTACTAAGATTAGctcatattaaaaaacaatgagGCTTACTGCAAATCATCTGGGTTAAAGAAGTACATTAAACTCAAAATTCTGCTTTAAGAGAAAGAGCGTGCATGTTTTGGATAAAGAAGTTTGGACACGTACCATTTTGGCTGCAGGGTGGAGCACCTGCATCTGCTTCAGGATGGTGGCTCCATCGTTGGTAATGGTCACGTCACCTTTCTCATCCTGaatctgaaacaaacaaaacaataagctCCTGCTTTAAAAACACAGGTGTGGCCCAGGAGCATAGAAAGTTAACCTGGAGCCAGAATCTGTTCCCTCACCATCTTGTCCATGCCTTTAGGCCCCAGACTCGTTCTGACGGCATCTGCAACAGCTGCAAACAAAGCAAAGTGATGTTTTATTATGGTGACAATTCGattcaacattcatgtttatataactcatttattcatttgtcatttgtaaatatgggttgttgttttcttgggtgctaaactaataaaacagacacaaaacaagacgTCTCTTAACACTGAGGTTGAACGCAAATGTTGCATGTGTATGTTTCAGGATAACAAATGAAAGCACTTAAATATTTGAGGACGCCCAAATTCTcaacaaaaaggaaaaccaaGCTGCCCAAATCCTGCTTCAGAAACGACATAATAGCCTTTAAAACTATTGGTGCTGGATGACTTATATTGAACATATTTTATAGCAGCTCAATATGAGATATCGTTTATTTTATTAGATTGGAACTATTTTAGCATTTGGGCTACTTTTTTCCACTATTCATCAAATTCCCTGATATAAACCTGATTATCCAAATGGGTGACATTGGTCTAAGACTTAATATGTAAGAAAGCCTTTCTTTCTTTAGTGTACTTTTTCTAATGTTGCTTTGTTTGTCTGTATTGTTATAAACTAAATCTACACTGACTTTATCTGTGACATTATTCTAACTGTATGCAAACAGGTATGCTCCTTTTGCCACTATGCAATTATTGTCTGTTGAAAAGCccaacaagcaaaaacaaaaacatgttactGCATAAAGAACAgaggctgcaactaatgattatttagATTATTAATTAATCCAGCAATTATTCTTCACATTGTGTCAAgagaatgtcagaaaatagtgaaatttCCCAGAGCCCAAGatgatatttatattatatcttTTATCCCACCaatagtacaaaaataattctatttattatgtatgacaagggaaaaggataaaaaaaaaaataatatttaagaagcatgaaacaaatcaaaaatagCTGTTAATTTAGTTTAGCTTTTAGTTCAGATGCACATTTTAGTACTCCATCCTTTGCATCCTGGCCATATATAGCATGCAGAGTCATGTGCATCTTGCAGACAGGGATGCTGTCTCATGCTGCCTGCGACTTCAAACTACAATGACGGGAGCCACCCAAATTTAAAGTGGAATTTCTGGACAGTAAGTAGTTTCTGGTGCATGTCATATATGCCGTATAAAAGGGGGAGttttgtttgattaaaaaaatactccaTAAGTTTTGTGGACACGACATCATGTACCTAGCACGCAGTGAAGCTGTTAAATTTGCACTTTACTGAATTAGATTTCGGGCCGGGTAGAAGTTAAATGACTGAATAACGGTGCCCTGCCCAGCCCACATGTATTGCTTTTTAtgcttaaattattattagctTTTAATTCAGCTGCAGCATCTTACAGAGAGAAAGATAACCACACCAGACTCTTGTTGCGTCTTCTACTAAAAACGTTGTCTCATGCTGCCTGCTACTTTAAGCTACCATGACGGAAGCTACCCAAATTTTTAGAGGAATTTCAGGAGAACAAGTAGCATTTGGTACATGTCGTATATGCCGAATAGAAAGGAGAGATCTATTTAAGTTGTAACGGTCTTCTAAAGTTTTATAACCCAGATCGTATGTACTTCACCCAGCAAGGTTATTAAATTGGCACTTTCTGAATGGGATTTCGGACCGGGTAGAAGCTAAATGACTGAATAACGGTGCCCTGCCCAGCCCAGAGCCAGCTTCCGATTTCGGGCTGAAACGTGAGGTTCGGGGCCGGGAATGGGGTGTTTTCAGACGGCCTGTAGATAACTGAGCCTACCTTTAGCAGCAGAGATGTTACTGAACCGGATCTGGGCCGGCTTGTCGCGGTCCACATACGCCCCTCCTTTGTTTCTGCTCATGTTTGAGGCTCTCGGTGCCGCCATCGCTTCGGGCATCTTGACTTAATAATCGGTGGAAAATGTAGAGGGGAGTCTTCAGAACGGGACTGATGTGGTCCCGGAGCTAGAGCGGCGCGGTTCGGCTTCGGATGGACTCAGATAAAAGTTTCGCCACCCGGTCCTGATCAGAACCTTCGAGAGCCACCGGCGGAAAGACCTGGCTGTCAAACGGCCCGGAGATGACGTATCTAGACAGCATGAGTCGATTACCGATTTAACCTCGTTCATaaacgctttattttttaattgaaatattatatttattttacattttaacagattatacactaaaatcaaaatgaatcaaaatccAATTAGGTATagcctctttttatttttcctttttctcattAATCTAAAAGACGCTGATCCGGATCGATTAGCTTCGTCTGTCATAGCTGAGTTAGCAAGGAAGAAGCATTTTAGATGAACATGTTAACCAGAAACTGAAGCGTTTCTTGTTTTATTACTGTATATCTTCGTGAATTCACCGCCTCTGTGCCCGGTAGGTTTGTTTCGAGTGTTtagcagctgtctgtctgtgctgtTTGCGTTCACATCCTTTCATTATGGCTGCTTGAAAGCTAAGTGTTAGCTAAATTAGCTCAGAGAGAGAGTGGACATGCTGCAGCCTCTTGTGCAGGATTGTTTTAGGATCCTGGTGTACATCATGTTCTCTACTGATGAAAAGTAGCCACAAAAGCTTGATTGGGTCCAGTCAGATGTCTACCCTATATGTTTGAATTGCCTTTAAAGCTTTTGGGTTGTAAAGTCTGCTTTaaaatttgttattttgtatgaaggattgttttttttacatgagaGAAATAAATGCTCCACAATGGTTCAATCAGACTGACAACTGGAAGGGCagaaagcagagaggagaggacagaagaggctgtttacacagagctgagaggagaggacaggagaggctggaaacatgaaaatACTTCAATACGTGCaatatctggaacaaactctttttggtcatatgcccttcatttaaaatattttgtgtctttttttatattattagatctttttgtgttattttgtctttttttggtcctttattGTCTTAACGTCTTTcgggataattttgtgtctcttttgatatttttacataattgattttggttattttgtgacttttttggtaaatttgtgtcttattttatatttttacatcttttaaaaaatattttgtatgtttttggtcatttggtgtctttttatggtcttttttatatttttagatcttttttatgttttgtgtcttaaaaaatatttttacattttttttgtgttattttgtgacttctgGTGATTCTGGTGGTGTGAAATTCTGGtaattttatgtgacttttatggtaattttgtctgttttttacaacattcatgacacttgtgggcacttggaaaagtgtttatatataaattccattttgtaaaattttaataaacaatttgTCAGATAAATACAACTTCTTCTGAtctctgtcattctaactgtgctaTTCTGctcaaagacatgtttgagttgttcccacttccagccatgtttgtgctgattccatagagctgcaagaCTTATAGATTTTGTATAGATtttatatactgcagtgaaataaaaaaacgtcTCTTTACCTCCTGCAGTCTGGAGTCATGCTGCCGCTGAAGGACAAAGATAAACCCATTGTACAGAAGCTGCTGGCGGCCGGCTGCTGCGCTCGCTGCATCCTCAGGTTCTGCTGCGTCAGCGTCCAGGCTGCGTACAGACAACCCCAAcaggtaaatatttaattacagcTGATTTAAAACTGGTGGTTCCCTTTTATTGCCAGTTGTGATCCGTCATACAATGTGTCTTTCTTTATCAGGATACACTCCAAGATCTCCAAGCTTTCGTCAGCAGTACAGACAATAGCAAATCCCAAGATTTAGCAGCAGAGTccacagaagaaaacaacaaatcccATAATGCAGCAGCATCAGAACCACCTGAAGATCCACCTAGCAAAAGGGCAAAGCTGGAGCCTAGCGGGCCTGGTGCTCCGGCAGAGgaacacgctgctgctgctgctgctgctgctgtcacactgacggaggaggaggaggacggtgtgtgtgtggtgtgtttggGGATCCTGCAAGAACTCTGTAGTACGACTCGGGctgtaaaggtgtgtgtgtgtgctgttaaaTATTCACATGTCTGAGTCAGAGTAAATCATGTTTAAGATGACCTGATGATGTTTTGTTCACAGATAGCAGAGAGAGTGAAGGCAGAAAAGTACGAGTTTGACACGCTGgtgctgtctgtgtctctgcctGCTCAGCTGTGTGTCCGCGAGGTcagtcagagagagagtgtgtgtgtgtgtgtgtgtgtgtgtgtgtgtgtctaaaaatactcaattacaagtaaaagacgGAAGTATTGGCTCCTTTCAAAGtattatattgttataaaatttatattattctgttgTGATTACTGACAAATGTCTGTCACAATTTCAATTATTGAttcaaaatagataaaaaagtagcttttaatttaaatgatcaaaataaattATGGTAAATTCTACAAAAATATGGCATAAATTTAGCCATAGGAGCAGCTGCAGCtaatgatgtatttatttttggaaaattatatttattgtatatatttatatgtatgtgtatgtatatatatatgtgtgtgtgtgtgtgtgtgtatatatatatatatatatacatatattagtttattattttaattgtctgTTTTAATATATTACATACACTGCTATTCTTATGCAGCTGCTATTTTGAGAAAGATTACATTATCTTGGTGTATGACAACATGGTTGATAATCTTCaagatatttaataaataataaataaaaaactttggATATTCCCCATAGCTGCATATATCAATTTCTTCATGGCTAGGcagttggacatttttttaaaccagtgtCCACCTGCAGggatttttctgatttatgtcattcttactgtgttattctgcacaaagacatgtttgagttgttcccacttctagccatgattgtgctgattccacagagctgcattTGTTTAGTTTGTGTCTCATTATTACTTCTTTATTACAACTGTTGATGAGTGTTTTATTCCTGCAGCACTCCTGTTGGCTTCATGTGAAGAAGGAACTCAGGTAAAgtaatattttcttattttaaatcatCCAGTCATCAAATTGTGGAATCAGAAGTGTAATTTGTCTCTCTTTGACTCCTGCAGAGAGAAGAGCATGGCGGTGGATAAAGATGATGTCATCCAGGTGAAGGAAGCCTTCAAGTGGGTCATGCAGGGCCGAGTGGCCAAAGAGCTGAGCGGAGTCGCCGTGGTCACCAGGGTAGGAGAGAAAAATTCAGTCATGTTGTATACAATCATATACAAGCTTGActttataaattacatttttaatttaacccttgtgcatgtgtgcatgtgtattagGGACATCAAACAATCTTTTTGGATCCTTTATTCATATGACATACATTTGGAGGTTTTTCTTTCCTTAAACTTTTTAAGTGTAACCTGAGCTTCTATAATCAGTCTGTAAAAAACAACTGTGATTCCAAAATGCTCAAAAGGACAAAAGAGTCTccattaaaactaatttttcaacataaaataaatcatgcatTCTACTATGTCAAGAATTGAATCTCGAGCTCTGGCTTTAAAACTGTAGATTTTAGTATTTTCCACCAGGTTAAACAACTTTCTCCTGTTCACACTATGGGGCAAATACATGCTGTTTCCATCAGAATTGTTGCTGCTGTATTAAGAAACTCTGGAGTTTgatgacatgcagtaaaatcattgttgttgttttttcacatttcccagattgaaataaaatgggcattttaaagagttaaaatttaatgaatatttggtaTTTATGATCAGGAATGAAGTTGTTTGAAAAttgaaatagaatagaatattagtaaataatatatagaaaataatactaatatataAAAGGATTATCACCTTTGCACATCTGACATTGCAGAAATAatctaaataatttaaataaatttagCTAATAACTGACATATCCCACACtgagaataaaacaaacaaaaaatcacccaaaacaatataaataatatacattaaagcatctttttttaaaagatgcacAAGAGTCAAacgtatttaatttattttttctccttctgattgtaatacataaatataatttcttcATGCTAGATGATAAATGTAATAATCACAGATAACTATTCTTTCTTCCAGAGTTCGTTCGAGGTCGGAGTGGAGTTCACTCACCCAGAGACCGACTCCGACTGCCACTTCCTGTGAGtccttaaacctctgaagaTCTGCAGAaagcttaaaaataaatgaatgaatcataACTTTAGTATATtgatgcttctctctctctcctgttttcTGTTTCAGTGCAACAACGTGTGGCGACTGCTTCAAACCCACCAAGAACAAACAGGCGAGGAAGCTTTTCTGTAAAGGAATAGTTGACATATTGCTAGCCTGGCCCTGTCCAAAGGAAACTAAATCCAGCTACCAGCACCTATTGagctgattaaaaaataaaaatcttggcttgttttaaagaaaaagcagTGTACTTCCTGTAGTCTTTGCTGACTCTTAAGAAGTCTCtcctgattttttattatttcattagatgattgagagagaggagggagcatTACCgctataaatgcacaaaatagaaTATctaaatggtttttttttttcctttttaataaattagcaaaaaattctaaatttgaCATTATGGTGTATTGAGTGTAGATTGAtgagagaaaaaatgtatttaaatgactTTAGCGTAAAGCTGCAGCAtaacaaaatttgaaaaaagtgaaaacttTCTGAATGCAGTGGTTTCTGTTATTAAAACTATATATCACTGTGCATTTGTTCTCTCTGCAGTCGGTGTTCACCAGGATGGCCGTGGTCAAAGCTCTGGAAAAGATATCTGATGCCAAATTCCTACAGTAATATAAATTTCTAAATTATCTatctaattttttaaattttttatatttcagtaactttgtttaaccctctgaaccccaacaagacatttcagggtttttttttttgcttttcttacattttcgtctgtgtctttgtattttactgcagtatataaagctttaagtcctgcagctctgtggaatcagcacaatcatggctagaagtgggaacaactcaaacatgtctttggccagaataacagttagaatgacagaaatcaggaaaaaaaagacaagttgaatttctctgattttttttttttaaattggaataatatggaatttatatatacattatattattatattatattttccatGCGtagaaaaaaaacgttttctccacatattgtacaaattgaagtattgtcatgtttccagcctctcctgtcctctcctctctgctctgtgtaaacagcctctcctgtcctctcctctcctctctgtgtaaacagcctctcctgtcctctcctctctgctctgtgtaaacagcctctcctctcctctctgctctgtgtaaacagattttcagtgaatatttgtcacgtgaccgttggtctcagcagaatcaatcatgtcttcacagtgtctctgaggagcagaatttaatgtttttaacaggttagttaaaaattaataattaatctggttagtgtgcaaacgctttattttaaatgacacattctGACACAactaaacattttaacacaagttttgtttatttttcataacagaaaatgaTTCATTCAAGGTCTGTCAGAAAGTTTAAATTTCAACGATAATGTCTGCTTTGACGGTTTCTTTCTATGAATATCGGTggatttttggcaatttttttttaaagaaaatgcgtggggtccagagggttaaaaagtgCAGTTTGAAATAATAGTTGATTTATTTTGCAGGAGACTTTTCATGTCAAAATGTTGGTGATTAATTCAAACATTATTTTAGCTACAAGCTTGCGACCACTTgttctttttcccccctttttttttcattctgcagACATTACCCGTGTCCACCGGCGCGGccgagcagcagctgcagccctcAGGACGTCCAGTGTCTCcatgtgtctgtctttgtggCAGGTTCTGTAGCACACACAACAGAAagtctttttacatgtttttctgcATTCTGAATCAAAAGAAGATGAATCGTTTGTCTTGTTGTTGTCCAGGGAGGTACAACAAGTTCTGCCGCAGTCTGCCTCAGACTCCCTGGGTGATCGACGGCGAGCGGAGGATGGAGTCGTCAGTGGAGGAGCTGATCGCGGCGCCCGTCCTGTCCGCCTTCAGAGCCGATGGTGAGTCTGCGCTCTGACGGCTGCAGAACAGCAACATGTCACCATGATGatccttctttttgttttgttgcaggATTTAATTTCTCCTCGTCTGGCCGGGAGGACGTGGACGTACGCACTCTGGGAAACGGTGAGCACATCTTTTCTTTATTGCAGATGATTTTATCACCTGATGTTTGAAGAAtgagtttttattgtttttattctctgtttTGGTTTGACTGGCAGGTCGTCCGTTTGCGATGGAGCTGCTGAATCCTCACCGATCCAGATTCAGCAGAGTGGAGATGAAGCAGCTACAGGAGGTtgtttcatcttcatcatcatcactcaCCTCACTAACTGCAGACAAAACACTCGACACTTTGTTGCCGAgcaaaatatctcaacaactacaGAATTTGGTCAAGTTTTTTGTTTACTTGAGGCCAAAAAGATTTTCAGAAGGCAGATAAAACAGATACACGTACAAGTAGAATCTGTCAGCAATGGGACAGATTTTGATGTTGGAAGTGCTCTAGTTTCTGTTTGTAGTCCAAatagtattgaccaatcacattTTAGCTGCCTATAGTTGTAACAGTGTAACACATTGGCCAAAATATAATCTTGGAACTCATCAGTTACCATCTAAGAACGATTGAGTTTTctatttgctttttatttcattaatttgcatcatatgcagatatctggTTATCGAGATTAGCCGAAATGTCGTCAATACATTAATCATCTAGAAAAAGTATAGATGATGTTGCTTATCGGCACACGGAGGAGGAAGTCTTGGCCAAGATATCCATTATTTGGATACactaaactgcaaaaaatattgGCTCAAATATATCCTCAGAGGCTAATTTGCTGTCAGAGCAATAGCTGATGGGTATTGCCTTGCCTCTTAACAG carries:
- the pus10 gene encoding putative tRNA pseudouridine synthase Pus10; the encoded protein is MLPLKDKDKPIVQKLLAAGCCARCILRFCCVSVQAAYRQPQQDTLQDLQAFVSSTDNSKSQDLAAESTEENNKSHNAAASEPPEDPPSKRAKLEPSGPGAPAEEHAAAAAAAAVTLTEEEEDGVCVVCLGILQELCSTTRAVKIAERVKAEKYEFDTLVLSVSLPAQLCVREHSCWLHVKKELREKSMAVDKDDVIQVKEAFKWVMQGRVAKELSGVAVVTRSSFEVGVEFTHPETDSDCHFLATTCGDCFKPTKNKQSVFTRMAVVKALEKISDAKFLQHYPCPPARPSSSCSPQDVQCLHVSVFVAGRYNKFCRSLPQTPWVIDGERRMESSVEELIAAPVLSAFRADGFNFSSSGREDVDVRTLGNGRPFAMELLNPHRSRFSRVEMKQLQEAINKSSDKIRVRDLQIVTRDAMSRMKEGEEEKTKSYTALVWTLKPIQSQDIAFIDDIKDLTLDQKTPLRVLHRRALAVRQRVVHSMNVRFLDSHHFYLGLKTQAGTYIKEFVHGDFGRTKPNMSELLKTDTDILELDVESVDVDWPPSIPE